The DNA sequence ACATATGGTGAAGCTGACTACCAGCAAAGATGAAACTCACcgaaaagcctgaaaaaggcAAGCAACCCAGGGTGGGTGGGCTCTATTTTCAGATTGGAAATTGATGCTTTCGCAAACTCACTTTTGAccataaaacataaaaatttccATATTAAACGCTCTAGTGAAGCTGTTCATTGCCTCTGCTTGCCTGTGGTTGGAGTGATAAATCTACTATCTATGTTGTTGTGTAGTAAAGAACAGTGCCAGGAAAAGGAAGATTAGGCTAAAATGCAATAATTGTATATGgaaatattatattatatactTCTTGCCTCATGACCTTTGAAATGCTGTTCCTCAAAAGTACCCTTGACAGCCTCCGAATTCTGTAGAGAACGATGTTCAGCCCTCAACTAGTGATTTTAATGATGATTGGTAAAAGTTGAGCTAACAACCTTTTATTGTACTGACTGAAGGTCTGAAATTGTTTTGGTTGGTAAAGTCAAGTTTAGGGAAATAGCCACTATTTGACttgaaataaagtattattGGATTTTTTGCAGGCAGCTCTGTGTGCAGGAACATTTCCTCTCTTGGCCCGTGTGGACAGAAGCAGAAGCAAGCTTACAACCCAGTAAGCTCTATGTTCTTTACAGGATTATAAAACATTCAAAATTCTTATTTCTCTTTCACTCCTTAAATAAACCACGCACAacctacaataataataatattattattattcattcaaaatatttccccGCATAATTCACCATAACCAGCTGCTGTTCaccaaatttggaaaaaagcTCGTCATATTGAATTAATGACGTCAAAAGTGCAGTTGGCTGCAGATAATTGAATCGttgacagaaaaaaactggggactagattgtgttatttttgttagcccttaaatttattttatttttatttatttaatcaaTTTGCCAAGAAAGGCAGGTGACAACACAATAGAACATTGAGTCCCCTACAAGGTGTATCACCCACTCAACCCAACCCACACAATGTACATAAAAACTAACTACACTAATCCCTCCCCGCTGGTAATTCTTAAAAgattaagaaggaaaaatatagtaataataataataataataataataataataataataataataaaaaggcctatatttatactaattacaataattaaaatatttccaGCAGGTAAGATCTAAAATTTCTTCAACAAATAAGAATActaaaatttacaaaacaatataTGTCTCTAtttttatatataaaatacaataaaactactaaaaagaaaataaataaaagaaaaaaaaaaaagaaaataaataaaagaaaaaaaaaaaagtcatttaaaCTCTAGATCTGGCAAGTTCAAAGTCCACATCAATGTCTAACATTAGTGGCCCTCCTTCTAATTGATCTGGAGCCTCTGAGGCAGAGAAGCGCTGATCTTAAAATAGAGAAAGAGACTTTTTCTCTAATCCACGTCAATGTCTTTGCGTAGTCTTCACCTTTCTTTATGGATATCAGTTCTGCGAGTCGGCTATGATATCTTAAACATTCGCGTCCCATACCTCCGGTTGTGGTGAATACTAGTGGCGTAAAGGACGCTTGTTCGACTTCCAAGACTCGTCGttcatacatttttttcttctcgttTTCATGAAGCCGATACACATGTTCTGGCGTAAGATCTTTATATGAGTCAGCGTTTGGATGGCATACCCTTATATCAAaaaagggttagggtttagggttagggttatttTGTCTCTCCCAAAATCCACGTGCATGAATGTCGAGGCGGGCATCACAGGCTAAGTTTGCACCGCtgtgcaataataataataataataataataataataataataataataataataataataataataacaacaataataataacaataataataacaataataattcaacAAGTTATGAGCATCTAACTAAATTATTAATCCTACGACATTTACAGCAGACAAGTTTGAAAGTATGCGCGTCATCAGCATCGAATACAACACATAATCTAGTGAAGTAGAAAGTTTTTAACttattcttaaaaacattaGATTCAGATTTTAGATCAGAAGGTAAGGCATTCTATAAATTTGGTATTCTTACAAAAAATGAATCTCTAAAAAGCGATGTCTCAGCATAAACATTTTTAAGGAAAATCCCAGAGGCACCGCGGCATGAGCTCCCTGTACAAAAGGAAACGTAATTATCAATACAAAAATTTATATACCCTagtttgcatttaaaaaagaacaatataTCTAGATATTCAAGCCAATAATTAATAGGTAATAAGTTAAGGCTAGTAAGTCTGTCTTTGTAAGGTAATTTATTGTTCTTGCATATGAATCGTGAAGCACGTCTTTGGACTCTCTGGCTGCGAGTAGGTTTAGAAGTGCAAAATTGTTAAAGCTCATTTTCTCCTTTAagagtttaaaaatattttgaatgaataaattataaagcaattattgaattcggCTTTCGTAGGAAATGAAGAATTCTGCAGATCTCGGAGAATGTTATCCACTTCTGCCTTTGGCCTTGGTGGATAACACCCTCCTCAACCTGCAGAATTCTTCATATCCTACTCAGCCTCATTCAATAATCGCTAATTATTCCTCTAAGTGCCAATGCTAAAAATATCAACCTTTGTAGTCTTCTTACtttggtaatttgacccttaatCAACTCATTGGAGACCTCTACCGTAATTATTAGATTTAGCACCCTGGGGCAAGGTGCTTGACGCATGGTTATAGTGCTAACCATTAGTTTAGAAGTACCGAAACCTATATGTTTCTGTGgcagttaacgctggttagcctTAACCGTGCTTGCAGAAACTTGGGCCAAGGCGCTTATTTACTTTTGGTACCTCAAGGGAGGGCGCTTATTCGAGACAGGGCacctatatttcttttttgtgaaacGACTACATGTTCAAAGCAAAACTTTAGTATTTATCATAAAAGGAACAATAACAGAAACTGTGATAGAAACAGTTTGGAGGAATCATGCACTCACATAGACATAATAGCTGAAAAACTCAGACAAAGACCATTGTTTTGTAACTGCTGACATTTGTCAGTAGTTAAAGGAAGATGAACATCAGTTGATGTGTATCTGTACCCTGAGAATGCTTATAATATAAGAATAGGGGGGCTTATTGGAATAGGAGCGCTTATTGACAAAAACACATTGAAAGGCGGGCACTTATTTGGAGGGCACTAAATAGAATCATTACGGTAatcaattttttgtctttcacttTCCCACTGGTACAGCACCAGGATTTCTTCAGAAAGTAAACCTTCATTCAACATTCAGTTATTAATCCCAGCTCAAGCACTCAACTTAAGGGGAAGACAACAAActaaatcaagtcaaatcaaaGCTAAAGTGGGAATGCCTGAGGAAAAAGCTCTTGCAGAAGGGTAGAGATCAAACCAGCAAACTCAAGCCACATGGCATTGAGTTGGGAATCAGAACCCATGTCACCTTGGAGGAAAGCAAGTTCTCTCACAACTGGACTGAGTGACACTGCTCAGGCTCTGTGATTAattcaatattattgatacttttctaataattatcatttcttaatataacaatagttattgttatattaagtaatgattattattattgaagtcAAAGATGTTTGGCAATCAAAGTAAAGGTTGAGACTTGAGTAAATGTTTATCACTCTCTTGAATCTTCCGGGACTGGTGTAATAGTTAttgataattttctttttttttaaggaaagaaaacagtgCACGTTTTCACAATTCTTCCATAATGAACCAGCCCCCATCACATGGAGAAAGCATGTCCAGTGCACAAGCTAAATCCATTGCAAGGTTGCCATCGGATTGGCTGATTTATGAAGAAATGACAAGGTGATCAGTGTGtcgagaaaattaaattttaatggGTGATGGGGATAAAATGGGATGACTGTAAATGTTAGAGTAGAGTACTTATGCCTGGCTATTAAACCTTGAgggtaaaaaaacaaaacattactGTTACACTGTTAAAGAGGTTTGTGAGAATTTAATTAAAGATGACAATGGGAGTGACCCTGTATGTACATCTGCAGACATCCATGGTCTGTGATTGGAAAATAGTATAGGCTACAGCTAGGTCATAGATACGCGAGTAAAAATGATCAAAGTCTAGGAGAGCTACACGATCACATTACatctaatttttttcctttggaaatGTGGTGTATAGTACTTCTGCTGAGCTATTTAAGGTTAAGAAAAAGATATTTGCACCTCTTGTGGAACCGAACATTTGCGTAAATCATGTTCTCATTTTTAGTAAAAGACAGTGTGGATGATGACATATAACAGTGTGGCAACTACCATGTGTGACACAGTTGACCCCGTTTGCTCCCTTTAAAAAAATCCTATCTAGGCCCCTGGGTGCTCTCAGAGTTTCTCAAAGCTTCTGTGAGGCAACACCAAAGAACCACACCTCTACCTCAACAGGTTGTACACCACAGTTACAGTAAAATGCTGCACTCTGGTCTCACCTGTAACAGTGGCACTCTTCACTGGCCCAAGCCTGTCATGTGAACATGTCATGGACTCCTTGTCCTCTCGAGATGGAGATAGATACCTTGGAGAAGGCTTCATACGGGAAAGTGAAAGCAGCGACAGTGAAACAGACGACGGCACAGGAGGAGAAAAGAATAAGGACAAAGGTGTTTCGTTCAAGGTGGATGAGTGGATTGCACTTTCTGGCAATCAAGAGGTAGCTAATACTGCAATAGCACAAATCAGACTTTTGctatttcttttgtatttcgATCTACTTGGCATCTGCTTGTGGATTTAAGAAGCAATTTGAGCAAACTTATTTGGACAATTGACTgttgaattttcatttaaaataagCCCAAACGTGTTTTGCAGGTTGTAAAACTTGTGTGGTATTTGCGTCACAAGTTACAAGCGCTAGTTATTAGAAGAATTCGATCTCCATCAAGACCATGGTCACAAGTGGATGAGGTATCCTATTTTGCTATTTTaacattatattttttatcactgatattatttcttattcttttcagatacttttttcctctttttgcttaaaattgcATGGCCTTAGGGTTTTATACTTTGgtcaatttttaaatatttcatttttttttagatggtgGTGCGTGCTGTAGCGGCAGTTTTGACAGCCGAGGAGCATGTCTTGAACCCATCGTTGTACCCTCGCCAGCGACGAACACGGCCTGGTAACACGACTTCATGATTCTATCAGTCTCCATAATTTTCCATTGTCTTTCAGGACATTACGAAAGTTAACAAGTTTAACAGTGGAAATCACAATATTGAATACACAAACACACAAGTTCATTCATTCTTATTAAATGATTTAGTTGTAATTTACTGTAATTCTATCATTTTTGATGTGAATTGCATAGGATTTTAAGTAGATGGATCAGTGAGTACAAGGAGGTGGCTACAGATTATAATGAGCACAAAGCTCACAAAGGCAATTTCCTGCATTGTGCacataacaatattaataaatttcaCAAGTTCACCTTTTGTACATTTCACCAATATAGTGGCAGAACTCTGAAAAAGCAGTGTTTTACaaataaaatctttaaaaatccCTTGGCAAAAAAAGTCTCTACTTAACTTAGCCCCCCCTTAAAGCTGAAATGGCATAATCAATCTTTATGTTCAGTCCCTTTCTATATGGTTTGCAAAGTGAGCTGCATAAGCTAAATCACTGTCTGTAAACTTCATGTGAACACACACATCGACAATCTCATCCAGAGGGACAACAGCAAATCTTCTCCTGTTTGGATGGTGAAGACAGACAATGTGGATGACAGGACTCCCCAAAATGTCATGCCATTTACAGAGGTGTCGACCAGACATTGACATTGTAGAAACAACAGCCCCACAAACCATTCTCCTTTCATCTCTGGTAACAAAAAACACTTCAATTTGACCATAACAGAGGCTGCCTCATTGTCAGTAAGCAATGGTGTAGTTGTTCTGTCTTGAGACCCTCTTGTATGCTCTGGAGTGGAACACTGCATCTGCAATTTGCAcccttgaaaaaaatgtaacatcTGAAATTGACTCTACTCCCAGAAATCCAAGGAGGTCATCATCATAGTCTGTGACAGTAGATTTGCGTTTATTTAAAGCACCAACTGCATATATGGCCCATATCAACAGGTTTGCTAAGGGTGATAACttacataattattgtagttggagaaaaattaatgctctTCTTAGTTTTAAGGGTGAGATCATTGTTGATTCTTTTCGTGGTTAATTTTATCGCAGGTATTGAAAGTGCAGCTGACTcaagaacaagaaaagaaaggtaaaGTGAATgctcaaaatgaaagaattaaaagaatgttgaaTTTTTGGCATCATGGGCCAAGTGACAGATTTCTTTTTATCTTGTGAATTTCTTTGTTACTTCATTGTACGCGTAAGAGGCCTGCTGAGCTGTTGCAGTTTTGGCAAATTAAATGCACGTCCCTGGGCTGACAGACGGGGACATTTTCTTCAAAGGGCACTATAGGTATCTTTATTAACTGACTCCAATGGCATTGTTTTGTTGGCCCGGCAAAATagcatctttgttttttttagctgTGCTCAGAGattgtcaaaattaatgtgctCAAATTGTATACTTGAGAATTGGGCAGGGGAAGTTGTGTAAGGGAATGGTCTTCACAATGTTGTGGATGTCTTTGTATTCTTGTAAAGACTGagtactaataataatattattatagcaAGTTTGAATATTCAGTTCTGAATGTTCAATGTTTTCACTCATCCCTAAAGTGGTTCTTGAAATTGatttaactttattttaacCAATCTTGGCTTTTTGTGTAGTATGATTGAAGACTAGATTAATCTGTGATTCTGGTTCAATCACATATGGTTTGTTTTTAGCAGTCATGTATTTTGATACACTGTCAACTGCTAGGGCTTTTCCATGGCAAGGCACATAATTCTTGCAAAGTCAATTGAGTTAATTTTAATGGTATAATTTTGTATTCACAGGTCTCACTTAGCAGTACAGTTTTCGCCTTCTAGAGAGCAACTTCAAGAATTATCAGGTAACTCATTCATATAAGGTGGAAGAAATGAATTAATTGGTTATAAAGTTCAATTCCAAAGGATTTACTGACACCAAGTTTTTCTAGGGTCTCAAGCTAAAAGTGAAAGATCTGTGTCCCCTCACGTAAGTTATCTCCTTTTTAATATTGCCTATATAATTTGGCAAGAAACATCTAGACAttcttttggaaaaaaaaaaaaaggcaatgtCTGTCTTCTTGCTGAAATGAGGAACTATTCTTAAAAAACATTGTAGTATATGTAGCACTGGCTTCCATCAAAAAATGGCCTGGCGAGTTCCAGACAGCGCTTTAGttttaattgacaaaaaaaaatacccagcttattatttttattccaaagttatttcatttatttatcatAGCATGCTAGCAAAGCATCAGGGGAAGGTTGGACGACACCTCCAACCCAACAAAGAGATGGTGAGGAATAATatgattataataacaataacaatttttattttaataataacataTTATTCTAGTTTATGATAATTTGATTAGCACACACTCATTTTAAGTTAGATTTCCTTCCAGATTGCCATACTGGACTCCACTTTCCATCCTGCCCTGGGGTGGTAAAATGAGGACCAGCTTGCAGGGAGTCACATCTTCCCCTCCCCCATACTAGTAGCTATTGTGAAAGAGGGGACTTGTTTAACAGGTCGCAGTTAAACTGCTGGCATCCAGAGATTAAAACTTGTTGAAACACTTCATCCCTTCTCCTCATCTCTCTCATTGAGTAAACTTGTCCAACAAGCTTATTGCATggaaaaacattattttatttccaacattccagtctctcttttcttttggcaGCTCGTTACTTTATCATGAAATGCAATAATCAACGCAACTTAGATATCTCCATGGCCAAGGTAACTTTTTTGCACTAACCTATTTGCCCTTCGCAATGGACCTTGGAAATCTCACCCTAACCACAAAATAATGTCGAGTTATAAACCCATCCTGCAAGATTCAGAGAGAttacaattcctctattcgctctgacgaagggctaacgctcgaaacgtcagctttctaaatctttcacggtggtaattcaacctttatcaactcgtttgataaaaccaaatttttgttttgatctctcccaccgacgcagcaccacagtttctttagaaactagaaattcatttaagATTCAGAGAGAAACTGGTGTTTTCATTTGGGCAAGCTGTTCTTTTAAAAGGGGCAGTGTAGGGGAGCTGGACAAAATTTGTGCTACAATCTACATCTGTATCTGTTCATTCACAACTAATTCTTTTGGAAGGTTACTATACAAAGTGTAtgttaaagaaaagaagcaaaatgtGCTGCATGCTTCCATGATGGGGACATTTAGTGGAAAACTGTTAGCCGAACGTTTTCAAGTCACTTTCCTTCCACTGCAACTGCTCTCTTTGCAAATCAAGCAATTAACAATgtgacaattattttttcattgttaccATTTTTAACACTCAAAGTGTATTGTCCTCTCAATCGTCTACAATAGtacatttgcatttaaacaATCCGTCACTCGATCGTAGGTGATCAGTGGGTAAATTGAGATACTTGCTTTCTACTAACTCAGATGGAATCAGTCAAGTAAACAATCCAACTAAGGAGACATGATAGGCTGTTTCAGTTCATTAAAGCTGGAGATACTGATCAAAATCGCCTTCAAGATTTCTATGTCATCTGATAAACAAAACTATGAGCCCAACTGCCTGACACTGACCTGACTGttgacaacaacaataaataaaatttaggaAATGAACATGATCCTATTTTGTTCATTGTATGTTAATAGTGTTTCctgtttgttaatttttgttcaaggGCATATGGGCAACAACATTGGCCAATGAAAAGAAGCTTAACAGAGCATTCAAAGTTAGTTTTTGCTGCAAACTTTGTGCAATTTATTACATTCTATCATTCTGTTCTGTTCCTGAGATGGGACATGCAGAACcacaatttgtttctttctttttctttttgctttttttttttcatttaacctAGTCATATAATTTGTTCTGTAAAGTTCTTGCTTGTTTTCTCCTCACTAGACTGTGTCATAGTtgtaatactaataataattattattattgttgtagaAATCACATGTACCTTTTGTCAATTTTGATTTTGCGTCAACAATAGACCGACATATTGTAATACCAAACACTGGTTTGTTCAAAAGCAATTTGGGACAGTTCTCCTCAGtaatttaatttcttgagATTCCTCCCaccaataatttataattatttgtgataattttaattttaaattatatTAGTATTAAACATCGCATTTGCTTGAATTCTTAGGAAACCAAACTTGTTGTTCTCATCTTTTCTGTTCAAGGGAGTGGCCATTTTCAAGGTACTGTAATCTCTAATGCATAACATAGttttaattattactattaattatGCCATCAATGTAAAAAAGTGTATTAGGCAGGTCCACATAACCTGCATTATGAAATAAAGCTGCATGTACATACTGTAAGCCTACTTTGTGTAGTTATTTCATATATGGGTTTATACATtataatttacttttttttatgtagGATGGTAATTTTCGTCTTGTGGTTGTGCAATAGTAAAATAACTATTTGTTTGCACAAATGCTGTTCTCTCCATGGTTAATTAATTCCTTTGCTGGATTATGTCTTGCGCCTTTTGTTTCTCAAACGACAAAGGAATAGAAGAGAAGCTGCCAGGATTTCTGCATATGATAATTCATGGAAACGAAGCTCAAACTAGGGCAAAAAGTCTGGGCAATGTTTTtaatagaaattaaaaagaatctGCATGCACTATGGCCACTTAAAGCTTGTTAATGTGCATGGCTCCTAATTTGCTGTCTACAatagtaaaattaattaatctTATTATTGTAGGCAGAATCATCAATATATTCTCTAATCTTTTTGCAAGGCTATGCGCACATGACTTCCGTCATTGGCAAAGAAAAGTCTCCAGAGTTTGGATCAACTTCACTTAGTGGAGTGTTCAGTGTGGAATGGATAAAGAAGTATGTTTGTTTGTCAGGGGAGTACAGCATAGTTGTAGGTTTTGGGTTAGCATGGGTTTAACGGAGACATCTTTTTGATGTTGttagttaaccctttcactcccaaagGGTTttccattgatgagtaaaattgtGTGATAttggacagagtaaaatcttgtaactgccatttgacacttttggaagtgaaagggttaattaatTTCAGGTTTCAAATTTTGCTCTCACCACTGTCTGGAATCTTTTTGATGATCAGTCAAACTATTCAAATTGTATCGCAGTCATTAAATTAGGATCTTGGAATCCCTAGCTTGCTTGTTTGTGAAGTTGTTCCTGCTTGAAATGAAGACAAGCTTTGTTGAATTTTAGGAGACCAGGGTTGATAGAGTGGTAAGGTTTCCTTCCTGCTACACATGTGTCATACATTTCATACCCAACTGGAAGACATAACAAGcttacaaataattttttttctttaagcttGTCATATGTCAGGCCAGGGACAAGGTCAGACCTGACATGAAGCCAGTTTGGTCcaacaaaaaagagaagagtgaatgcagtggaaaaaaaatattttaaaacactGCATGACTTGTGTATGAATATTGGTGGGAGAAGTATGTTTACATGACTTGTAATGTAGGCATCATCCATGAgctgcaaataaaatcaaacCAAAATGCATTACAGCCATTATATTAAAAGTACACCTTTGTGTTTGGCCTTCTTGAGTGAAAAATATGTATTTTGTATTTCACATCATAACAGAAGAGAATGGTCAGCATGTTGGGACACACCTAGCATTTGCTGCTCAAACCCTTGTCCAGGCATGCATATGTGGGTTGGGtcttttttgttgtaatcTCTTCTCTTAGAGGTGTTTGTGGCCGAACTCCAGTCATATCCTCTCTTtggatttcattttaaaacctATTCTATTGTGATGCTACTGTAACCTGCCTTGATTTTTCGTGTCTACCTTACTGTTGTGAACATTATTTccatttcacaatttttttttctccacagaGCTAATATTCCATTCCAGCAAGCTCATCATTTGGTAAACCCATGGAACGAccacaaaaaagttcaaaTCAGTCGCGATGGCCAGGTCAGCCAAGTGTTTGTCTTGTCATTGTATTTGTTGCAgttaactttttgtttcagctaattttattttttcactagttggtttttcttaactaggtaattttgttttttaaatggTTAGTGTTTTTTAACTGTATTAGATTTAGATAGGCATTTGACTTTACTGGTTAGGTCTAAGCATTACAGCTAGGGTGAGGGCTAGGGTAACTTACCCTAAACCTAACCGTAATGCTTAGGTCAAATCAGTAAACCCAAACGCCTACGGTATCTAAAACTAATAcagttaaaaaatattaacaagtTAAAAAACCAACATAACCTAGCTAAGAATAACCAActagtgaaaaaataaaattagctgaaacaaaaaattaactgcAACGTATTCACCATTTTACAATCCTGCCCAACTCCAACTGGAAGCATTCCACAAATCTGTTCTGAGGGGCTTCATTGTATTGCATGGCCTCCAATTTTATCCCAACAAATTAATTCCCTTACCCATTTATCGCTTGTTGaagactaataataataataattattgcagtcTAGATATTAGCAGACAGGCATCAAAACTGGAAGAGAAagttcaataatattatttctcTTGCCACGTTTAACACATCttgttttgggaaatttctaattttcaattttcttactTGCATGTTCTAGATATTTTATGCAGGTCTATAAAACAATCTGTATTtaagggaaaaagaaaagttaaaaattctGTGAAATTTCAGGAGCTAGAACCCAAGATTGGTGAGGAGCTTTGCAAGCTGTGGGATGCA is a window from the Acropora palmata chromosome 1, jaAcrPala1.3, whole genome shotgun sequence genome containing:
- the LOC141889351 gene encoding LOW QUALITY PROTEIN: uncharacterized protein LOC141889351 (The sequence of the model RefSeq protein was modified relative to this genomic sequence to represent the inferred CDS: substituted 2 bases at 2 genomic stop codons), which translates into the protein MISPLKLRRLSPLANLLIWAIYAVGALNKRKSTVTDYDDDLLGFLGVESISDVTFFSRVQIADAVFHSRAYKRVSRQNNYTIAYXQXGSLCYGQIEVFFVTRDERRMVCGAVVSTMSMSGRHLCKWHDILGSPVIHIVCLHHPNRRRFAVVPLDEIVDVCVHMKFTDSDLAYAAHFANHIERD